In Pseudomonas poae, a single genomic region encodes these proteins:
- a CDS encoding MFS transporter, with protein MRKDYLAFFVSLFLSRLADQILLFIVPLIVFQTTQSVSWAGLAFFVESLPRFLAFPVCGALCDKYPAVRVLHISQVYRALACVIAVLLYGVFDGVYWIVLLSALCGVLTTQGIMAREVLMPHVFQQYSYAKTLSYSQIADQSGLVLGPLAAALILEVWPWHWVVVGVAGLFVLADLAMRVWQRTCTVNLEVFEQHRDIWLQPLRVAFGHIRNLAGLKRLIALTVGVNLIIGVTLATSAALVIGQFSAGKDAYALLQAAGALVTIVILFYLSRATLPLKLLGGVSYGLIAVGALIMAISANLWVYALGFLLVIGFDKMYSVYMRSVRQKVIPVQDFGKTVGVITLLNNLPQPLAGLVIAVLAAPLGTQTVILLLTGITALIGVAVASGWHATVKAELDVG; from the coding sequence ATGCGCAAGGATTACCTGGCGTTCTTCGTTTCGCTGTTCCTGTCGCGGCTGGCGGATCAGATCCTGCTGTTTATCGTACCGCTGATCGTGTTTCAGACCACCCAGAGTGTTTCCTGGGCCGGCTTGGCTTTTTTTGTCGAGTCGCTGCCACGCTTCCTGGCATTCCCGGTGTGCGGCGCATTGTGCGACAAGTACCCTGCGGTGCGCGTGCTGCACATCAGCCAGGTCTACCGTGCACTGGCTTGTGTGATCGCGGTGTTGCTGTACGGCGTGTTCGACGGGGTCTACTGGATCGTGCTGCTCTCGGCGCTGTGCGGGGTCTTGACTACCCAGGGCATCATGGCCCGCGAAGTGCTGATGCCGCATGTCTTTCAGCAATACAGCTATGCCAAGACCTTGTCCTATTCGCAGATCGCCGACCAGAGCGGCTTGGTGCTGGGCCCGCTGGCGGCGGCACTGATACTGGAAGTGTGGCCGTGGCATTGGGTGGTCGTGGGGGTGGCCGGGCTGTTTGTGCTGGCCGATCTGGCGATGCGGGTATGGCAGCGCACCTGCACGGTCAACCTGGAGGTGTTTGAACAACACCGGGATATCTGGCTGCAGCCGTTGCGGGTCGCGTTCGGACACATTCGCAACCTGGCCGGGTTGAAACGCTTGATTGCGCTGACGGTGGGCGTGAACCTGATCATCGGCGTCACCCTGGCGACCTCCGCCGCCCTGGTCATCGGCCAGTTCAGCGCGGGCAAGGATGCCTACGCCTTGCTGCAAGCGGCGGGCGCGCTGGTGACCATCGTGATTCTGTTTTACCTGTCCCGTGCCACCCTGCCGTTGAAGCTGCTCGGTGGCGTATCTTATGGGTTGATTGCCGTCGGCGCGCTGATCATGGCGATCAGCGCCAACCTGTGGGTTTACGCGCTGGGTTTCCTGCTGGTGATCGGTTTCGACAAGATGTACAGCGTGTACATGCGCAGCGTGCGTCAGAAGGTGATCCCGGTGCAGGACTTCGGCAAGACGGTGGGCGTGATCACGTTGCTCAACAACTTGCCGCAACCGCTGGCAGGCTTGGTGATTGCAGTGCTGGCCGCGCCATTGGGCACGCAAACGGTGATCCTGCTGCTGACCGGGATCACCGCGTTGATCGGCGTGGCCGTGGCGTCAGGCTGGCACGCCACTGTGAAAGCGGAACTCGACGTCGGGTGA
- a CDS encoding MipA/OmpV family protein, which produces MRSRNLCLSLTSLCLLASAERALAEDWQYSLKAGVGNAPRYSGSDERMTAPLLGGKIVSPWGIFLDSSKGLGWGYEGDALSFSTYVGVSGSRKDKNESMHAGSKRLKGMGEIKARGQVGVNASYNLGGVIVGATLEHALKDDDHKENGKAFTHVELSLGTNLYEGNYGSIDASLTSHFGDRNYLQTWYGVTTGQAAQSRFKEYKAGAGNISNGMNLVWSLPISEHTQFSTLLDVQYLADEAGKSPIVERRLQTSVMGMVEYTF; this is translated from the coding sequence ATGCGCTCTAGAAACCTTTGCCTGTCGCTCACCTCGCTGTGCCTGCTGGCCAGTGCCGAACGCGCACTGGCCGAAGACTGGCAGTACAGCCTCAAGGCCGGTGTCGGCAACGCACCGCGCTACAGCGGTAGCGACGAACGCATGACCGCGCCATTGCTGGGCGGCAAAATTGTCAGCCCCTGGGGGATTTTCCTCGACTCCAGCAAAGGACTCGGCTGGGGCTACGAAGGCGACGCGCTGAGCTTCAGCACCTACGTGGGCGTAAGCGGTTCACGCAAGGATAAAAATGAAAGCATGCATGCCGGCTCAAAACGCCTCAAGGGCATGGGTGAGATCAAGGCGCGCGGACAGGTAGGCGTCAATGCCAGTTACAACTTGGGTGGGGTGATTGTCGGCGCAACCCTGGAACACGCCCTCAAGGACGATGACCATAAGGAAAACGGCAAGGCGTTTACCCACGTCGAACTCAGCCTGGGCACTAACCTGTATGAAGGCAACTACGGGTCCATCGACGCCAGCCTCACCAGCCATTTTGGCGACCGCAACTACCTGCAGACCTGGTACGGCGTTACCACCGGCCAGGCCGCGCAAAGCCGCTTCAAGGAATACAAGGCCGGTGCCGGCAACATCAGCAATGGCATGAACCTGGTGTGGAGCCTGCCGATCAGCGAACACACCCAGTTCTCGACCTTGCTGGATGTGCAGTACCTGGCGGACGAAGCAGGCAAGAGCCCGATTGTAGAGCGACGGTTGCAGACGTCGGTTATGGGAATGGTCGAGTACACGTTCTAA
- a CDS encoding GFA family protein: MHLEGSCHCGAVTFSLTSAHPYPYQRCYCSICRKTQGGGGYAINLAGDTASLKVRGRKQISIYHARLKPDGASRAHASTAERHFCAQCGSALWLFSPEWPELIHPFASAIDTPLPVPPEHTHLMLGYKAPWVEVSVRKGDLQFDEYPEESIAQWHTRLGLSR; this comes from the coding sequence ATGCACTTAGAAGGATCCTGCCACTGCGGCGCCGTCACGTTCAGCCTGACCAGCGCCCACCCCTATCCCTACCAACGCTGCTACTGCTCCATCTGCCGCAAGACTCAGGGCGGGGGTGGTTATGCGATCAACCTGGCCGGCGACACTGCCAGCTTGAAGGTGCGTGGGCGCAAACAGATTTCGATCTACCACGCCCGGCTCAAGCCGGACGGCGCCAGCCGAGCCCACGCCAGCACCGCCGAGCGACACTTCTGCGCCCAGTGCGGCAGCGCCTTGTGGTTGTTCAGCCCGGAGTGGCCGGAGCTGATTCACCCGTTCGCCTCGGCCATTGACACGCCGTTGCCGGTGCCGCCGGAGCACACGCACTTGATGCTCGGCTACAAGGCGCCATGGGTTGAGGTCAGCGTACGCAAAGGCGATTTGCAGTTCGACGAATACCCCGAAGAGTCCATCGCCCAGTGGCATACGCGGCTGGGCCTCAGCCGTTAA